From a region of the Helianthus annuus cultivar XRQ/B chromosome 5, HanXRQr2.0-SUNRISE, whole genome shotgun sequence genome:
- the LOC110940184 gene encoding uncharacterized protein LOC110940184, protein MVLVSDMLAWWCAVRDGGSDLPVWWWCGVVGAGWWLGVMVMSGGCSGSVWWLRWMGFVQRWSCDGCGSRHKEAARVPPPQNPRKVFRSLIPKIISSRCPVELTATTRHDNHLELSPFVRIAFFHCSTQPPATIHYLSIHCGRCCCEVAQSRELESGGWFQQRRVQQSTCSKSFVLDSSRSTIKKVDPQTAEAIDQFIVKLKACATGSSSFTFILDDPAGNSFVENPFAPSPDPSLSIEFYERTREQDASLGYVFESSESSVEPYGSVGAVAGRLAIAQGSSPEFAEALFRYIYVSS, encoded by the exons ATGGTGCTTGTTTCAGATATGTTGGCGTGGTGGTGCGCCGTGAGAGATGGTGGTTCAGATCTGCCGGTGTGGTGGTGGTGCGGGGTTGTTGGTGCGGGATGGTGGTTGGGGGTGATGGTAATGTCTGGTGGTTGCAGTGGAAGCGTGTGGTGGTTGCGGTGGATG GGTTTTGTCCAACGGTGGTCTTGTGATGGTTGTGGTTCAAGGCACAAGGAGGCGGCTAGGGTTCCACCACCACAAAACCCTAGGAAAGTCTTCAGATCTTTAATCCCAAAAATCATCTCATCCAG GTGTCCAGTTGAATTGACAGCCACCACTCGCCATGACAACCACCTGGAACTGTCGCCGTTTGTTCGAATCGCCTTCTTTCACTGTTCGACACAACCGCCGGCAACTATCCATTATTTGAG TATCCATTGTGGTCGTTGCTGTTGCGAAGTCGCTCAAAGCCGCGAACTAGAAAGCGGCGGTTGGTTTCAGCAGCGTAGAGTCCAGCAATCGACATGTTCTAAATCATTTGTTTTGGATTCGTCTCGCTCAACAATTAAG AAAGTGGATCCCCAAACGGCTGAGGCAATAGACCAGTTTATAGTAAAATTAAAAGCGTGTGCAACAGGAAGTTCGTCTTTTACTTTCATTCTTGATGATCCTGCTGGCAACAGTTTTGTAGAGAACCC GTTTGCTCCATCCCCAGATCCATCATTAAGTATAGAGTTTTATGAGCGAACTCGTGAGCAAGATGCATCATTGGGCTATGTCTTTGAATCATCAGAATCAAGTGTTGAACCATATGGATCAGTGGGAGCAGTGGCAGGCCGTCTAGCAATAGCCCAAGGCAGTAGCCCGGAATTTGCTGAAGCTTTGTTTcgctatatatat GTGTCCAGTTGA
- the LOC110940186 gene encoding putative lipase ROG1: protein MFAVARNPHVSPLNFTCFNLGFQPAHPRISLSEMDLIPKLGKLFFVSHQNKTNQPLEVVDSDDNNNNNSVNCKDGFDVVSEDKRLQPDHLVIMVNGIIGSASDWGYAAKQFVKMLPDKVIVHCSECNSSTLTFDGVDRMGERLAEEVLEVAKLWPHVSKISFVAHSLGGLVARYAIGKLYEDRPVSGLSDSDEKNESNCYEARIAGLKPVNFITFATPHLGSRGHRQLPLLCGVPFLEKSASQTAHWIAGRSGKHLFLTDNDDGELPLLIRMVNDSKDIKFISALGSFKRRVAYANANYDHMVGWETSSIRRQHELPKSNLLSENEKYPHIVYIEQDQQEASKTVQLQNGSPASISPDDFEETMIRGLTQKPWERVDVSFHNSTQRYIAHSTIQVKIYWLNSDGADVVSHMIDNFCL from the exons ATGTTCGCTGTCGCTAGAAACCCCCATGTGTCCCCCCTCAATTtcacctgcttcaatctagggtTTCAACCAGCCCACCCCAGGATTTCCCTTTCTGAAATGGACTTGATTCCGAAATTGGGCAAGTTGTTCTTCGTTAGCCACCAGAACAAGACCAATCAGCCGCTTGAAGTCGTTGATTccgatgataataataataataatagtgttaATTGTAAAGATGGGTTTGATGTTGTGTCCGAGGATAAGAGACTTCAGCCGGATCATCTTGTAATTATGGTTAATGGCATCATTGGCAG TGCTTCAGATTGGGGATATGCTGCTAAGCAATTTGTCAAGATGCTTCCCGATAAAGTTATTGTTCACT GCAGTGAGTGCAATTCATCTACTTTGACTTTTGACGGGGTTGACCGCATGGGTGAAAGGCTGGCAGAAGAG GTTCTGGAAGTTGCTAAACTGTGGCCTCACGTGTCGAAAATCTCGTTTGTAGCACATTCATTGGGTGGCCTAGTGGCGCGATACGCTATTGGAAAACTGTACGAAGACCGCCCCGTAAGTGGATTATCAGATTCCGATGAGAAGAATGAAAGCAATTGTTATGAAGCTAGAATTGCGGGTCTAAAACCAGTTAATTTCATAACGTTTGCAACTCCGCACCTTGGTTCTAGAGGACATAGGCAG CTTCCGTTACTATGCGGTGTTCCTTTTCTCGAAAAAAGTGCGTCACAAACTGCACATTGGATAGCCGGGCGATCCGGGAAGCATCTGTTTCTCACCGATAATGATGACGGGGAACTTCCGCTTTTAATTCGGATGGTTAACGACTCAAAGGACATTAAGTTCAT CTCCGCTTTAGGGTCATTCAAGCGTCGTGTGGCATATGCTAATGCAAACTATGACC ATATGGTTGGATGGGAAACATCTTCTATACGCCGTCAACATGAACTTCCAAAG TCGAATCTTCTTTCAGAGAATGAAAAGTACCCACACATCGTTTATATAGAGCAAGATCAACAAGAAGCTAGTAAAACCGTTCAACTTCAAAACGGATCTCCTGCTTCAATTTCACCCGATGACTTCGAAG AGACAATGATCAGAGGTCTTACGCAAAAACCTTGGGAGCGTGTTGACGTTAGTTTCCATAATAGTACACAACGATATATTGCACATAGTACTATTCAG GTGAAGATATATTGGCTAAATTCTGATGGTGCAGATGTGGTTTCCCATATGATAGACAATTTCTGTCTTTAG